In Desulfobotulus pelophilus, the following proteins share a genomic window:
- the murG gene encoding undecaprenyldiphospho-muramoylpentapeptide beta-N-acetylglucosaminyltransferase, with product MNRKVQRLVISGGGTGGHLFPGVATAEEFLRRSPENSVLFINAGRPMDHKILNAHGFRHESIAISGIKGMGLLQKIKAALRFPMTVGRSSAILRSFQPQVLLSVGGYSAAPAALAAKLMRIPVIVHEQNSLPGLTTRLLARFATEVHVSFPDTQLSARPGKIHISGNPVRRDLVGCRTHRRQAGAPLRLLVLGGSQGARGLNQALCQTLPLIRNLPLTFVHQTGDTDFHEVHGAYAKAGVHAHIQPFIDDMVTAYAEADMVLSRAGATTVAELAAAGLGAIFIPFPHAADNHQFYNAKAMVDAGAAFILEESTFRPEELASILKNCSSSSEITEAMADAARNLSRPDAAITLTNAIMGCIAEE from the coding sequence ATGAACAGAAAAGTGCAACGCCTTGTCATTTCGGGTGGCGGAACAGGCGGCCATCTCTTTCCCGGAGTTGCCACTGCTGAAGAGTTTCTCCGCCGGTCTCCGGAAAACAGCGTTCTCTTCATTAACGCAGGCCGACCCATGGATCATAAGATTCTCAACGCCCATGGATTCCGCCATGAAAGTATTGCCATTTCCGGTATCAAGGGAATGGGCCTTCTGCAAAAAATCAAGGCTGCACTCCGTTTCCCCATGACAGTTGGCCGTTCCTCTGCTATTCTACGCAGTTTTCAGCCTCAGGTGCTGCTTTCCGTCGGGGGCTACAGTGCGGCACCGGCGGCACTGGCCGCAAAACTCATGAGGATCCCTGTGATCGTGCATGAACAAAACAGCCTGCCCGGCTTGACAACAAGGCTTCTTGCCCGTTTTGCCACGGAAGTCCACGTTTCATTTCCGGATACACAACTTTCCGCCAGACCGGGCAAAATACATATCAGCGGGAACCCGGTACGCAGAGATCTTGTTGGATGCCGCACCCACAGAAGACAAGCGGGAGCCCCCTTACGGCTTCTTGTTCTGGGCGGCAGTCAGGGAGCACGGGGATTGAATCAGGCTTTGTGCCAGACCCTGCCACTGATCCGCAACCTACCCCTCACCTTTGTGCACCAGACTGGGGATACAGACTTTCACGAGGTCCATGGGGCCTATGCCAAGGCGGGTGTCCATGCACATATTCAGCCTTTTATCGACGATATGGTAACGGCCTATGCAGAAGCCGATATGGTTCTTTCACGGGCAGGCGCCACCACCGTGGCCGAACTTGCAGCAGCCGGGCTTGGAGCAATTTTTATCCCCTTTCCCCATGCGGCGGACAATCACCAGTTTTATAATGCAAAAGCCATGGTGGATGCGGGAGCAGCCTTTATTCTGGAAGAAAGCACCTTTCGACCGGAGGAGCTGGCAAGCATCCTAAAAAATTGTTCATCTAGCTCTGAAATCACAGAGGCCATGGCTGATGCGGCCAGAAATCTTTCACGCCCTGATGCGGCAATCACCCTTACCAACGCCATCATGGGTTGCATAGCAGAGGAATGA
- the murC gene encoding UDP-N-acetylmuramate--L-alanine ligase produces MYQKTYHIHFVGIGGIGMSGIAELLINLGYRVSGSDLVDSEITRRLASLGGHIFKGHAAAQAEEADVVVISSAVRKDNPEVLFAQEKGIPVIPRAEMLAELMRLKYGVAIAGAHGKTTTTNLMSAVLAEGGLDPTIIIGGKLHSLGTNARLGEGDFLVAEADESDGSFLRMSPAIAVVTNIDLEHLDFYKGIEDIKNAFTEFINKVPFYGMGVICLDNEHIQDLIPRIRKRFVTYGLSRQAAYRATDICREGMKNHFTVLHHGKELGRLTLNLPGRHNVTNALAAIATGCELSIDFNQIRKALEQVSGVARRMDVKAEIHGITIMDDYGHHPTEIRTTLEAVRETYPDRRMVVVFQPHRYSRTAALFDDFTRSFYESDALFVLPVYAAGEAPIEGITGTRLCEGIKAHGHRQVICVGDNTDPVPLLQDYVQKGDVVLTLGAGNVYRTGETLAEVLSRAAAA; encoded by the coding sequence ATGTATCAGAAAACCTATCATATTCACTTTGTGGGAATCGGTGGTATCGGAATGAGCGGTATTGCCGAACTCCTCATCAACCTGGGCTACAGGGTTTCCGGATCCGATCTTGTAGATTCCGAGATTACCCGAAGGCTGGCCTCTCTGGGAGGGCACATTTTCAAAGGACATGCCGCAGCTCAGGCCGAAGAGGCCGATGTGGTGGTCATTTCCTCCGCCGTCAGAAAAGACAATCCCGAAGTCCTGTTCGCGCAGGAGAAGGGGATTCCCGTCATTCCAAGGGCAGAAATGCTGGCAGAACTTATGCGTCTGAAATATGGTGTTGCCATTGCCGGTGCCCACGGGAAAACCACCACAACCAATCTCATGTCCGCCGTACTGGCGGAAGGGGGGCTCGACCCGACCATCATCATCGGCGGTAAGCTCCATAGCCTTGGCACCAACGCCCGTCTTGGAGAAGGAGACTTTCTTGTTGCCGAGGCAGATGAATCTGACGGTTCCTTTCTCCGCATGAGCCCGGCCATTGCTGTAGTAACCAACATTGACCTGGAACATCTGGACTTCTACAAGGGCATTGAAGATATCAAAAATGCCTTTACGGAATTCATTAACAAGGTCCCTTTCTACGGCATGGGTGTGATCTGCCTTGACAACGAGCATATTCAGGATCTGATTCCCCGGATCCGGAAACGATTTGTCACCTACGGGCTGTCCAGGCAGGCTGCCTACAGGGCCACGGACATCTGCAGGGAAGGCATGAAAAATCACTTTACCGTCCTTCACCATGGCAAGGAGCTGGGAAGGCTGACTCTCAATCTTCCCGGACGCCATAATGTTACCAACGCCCTGGCAGCCATTGCCACGGGCTGCGAACTTTCCATCGATTTCAATCAAATCCGGAAAGCCCTTGAACAGGTCTCCGGTGTGGCGCGACGCATGGATGTAAAGGCAGAAATCCACGGCATAACCATCATGGACGACTACGGACACCACCCCACAGAGATCCGAACCACCCTTGAGGCTGTTCGGGAAACCTATCCGGACCGGCGTATGGTAGTGGTTTTCCAGCCCCACCGGTATTCACGAACAGCAGCACTTTTCGATGACTTCACCCGTTCTTTTTATGAGTCCGATGCCCTCTTTGTTCTTCCCGTTTATGCAGCGGGCGAAGCACCCATCGAAGGGATTACGGGAACAAGGCTCTGCGAGGGAATCAAGGCCCATGGTCACCGACAGGTAATCTGCGTGGGAGACAACACGGATCCCGTACCCCTGCTTCAGGATTATGTTCAAAAAGGCGATGTGGTCCTGACCCTTGGAGCAGGCAATGTATACCGGACTGGCGAAACCCTTGCGGAGGTTCTTTCCCGTGCTGCAGCAGCCTGA
- the murD gene encoding UDP-N-acetylmuramoyl-L-alanine--D-glutamate ligase, whose product MMPCAPIKKHAVVIGLGISGMAAVRLLKDQGYRVTGVDENKPNCPGICDQITGELSRDLAENTELLVLSPGVDPRREAVSSAAEKGIPAIGEMALGLRFLSVPFVAVTGTNGKSTVTELIGAMLAASGKTVFTGGNLGTPLCDFVREGCPADIAVLEISSYQLDTLESFRPDVAVLLNITPDHLDRYSDLEAYAASKARIFRDMNAGTAVLNYGDTRVRSIGEKLPLTRRWYDREERGIQIDEKGIHLEDGSFIDLQLFSLPGRHNRENLAAAWLAAEAAGASREGIIQAIREFKGLEHRMTPCGSIRGIPCYDDSKATNMDAVCRALAAFDREVVLIMGGRDKGGDYRLMEQCVRTYARAIILIGEASEALYRAFHLLVPCEKASDLDEAVRMAAEKARPHTPILLSPACASFDMFRDYKDRGNQFRAIVARHALSEDDA is encoded by the coding sequence ATGATGCCCTGCGCCCCTATCAAAAAACATGCGGTAGTGATTGGTCTCGGCATTTCGGGAATGGCAGCCGTGCGTCTTCTTAAAGATCAGGGGTACCGGGTCACGGGCGTGGACGAAAACAAGCCGAACTGTCCTGGTATCTGCGATCAGATTACAGGTGAATTGAGTCGCGATCTGGCAGAAAATACAGAACTTCTTGTTCTGAGCCCCGGCGTGGATCCCAGGCGGGAGGCCGTTTCCTCAGCCGCAGAAAAGGGCATTCCTGCCATCGGAGAGATGGCGCTGGGTCTGCGGTTTCTTTCCGTACCCTTTGTTGCCGTTACAGGAACAAATGGCAAAAGTACCGTGACAGAACTTATCGGTGCCATGCTGGCCGCATCCGGCAAAACTGTTTTCACGGGCGGAAATCTCGGTACACCCCTCTGTGATTTTGTCCGCGAGGGATGCCCTGCCGATATAGCCGTGCTGGAAATTTCCAGTTATCAGCTGGATACCTTGGAATCCTTCAGGCCCGATGTGGCCGTACTGCTCAACATCACTCCGGATCACCTGGACCGCTACAGCGACCTCGAAGCCTATGCCGCATCGAAAGCCCGGATCTTCAGGGATATGAACGCAGGCACGGCCGTGCTTAATTACGGAGACACACGGGTTCGTTCCATCGGAGAGAAACTGCCTCTGACCAGACGCTGGTATGACAGGGAGGAAAGGGGCATTCAGATTGACGAAAAAGGAATACACCTTGAAGACGGTTCATTCATTGACCTTCAGCTGTTTTCCCTGCCCGGCCGCCATAACCGGGAAAATCTGGCAGCAGCATGGCTGGCAGCGGAAGCAGCAGGAGCTTCAAGGGAAGGAATCATTCAGGCTATCCGGGAATTCAAAGGGCTGGAACATCGAATGACCCCATGCGGCAGTATCCGGGGGATTCCCTGCTATGACGACTCCAAAGCCACCAACATGGATGCCGTATGCCGAGCCCTTGCTGCCTTTGACCGTGAAGTCGTCCTGATTATGGGAGGCAGGGACAAAGGCGGAGACTACAGACTCATGGAACAATGCGTCCGGACATACGCCCGTGCCATCATTCTGATTGGTGAGGCCAGCGAAGCTCTTTACAGGGCCTTTCACCTCCTTGTTCCCTGTGAAAAAGCCAGCGATCTTGATGAAGCCGTCAGGATGGCCGCAGAGAAAGCCCGGCCTCATACCCCGATTCTGCTTTCTCCGGCATGTGCCAGCTTTGATATGTTCCGGGACTACAAAGACAGAGGTAATCAGTTCCGTGCCATTGTGGCCCGTCATGCTCTCAGCGAGGATGATGCATGA
- the ftsW gene encoding putative lipid II flippase FtsW, translating into MSRHPNHKISFREDPWLWAPVLILMATGLVMVYSASASRAALIFGSEYHFLSRQAVHMVAGFGILILFRFFPYRFLAGLAYPILALAFAFLIAVLFSQYGHSAGGAQRWLHLGPVSFQPSEMAKYALIIYMAYSLNKKQEQIHLFSIGFLPHFVVLMLFAVLLMQQPDFGSILILMAIAWMLMFLAGVPFLHLAWPAIPLAGILTWIVYAAPYRMRRILSFTDPWAHAQDEGFQVSRALMAFGNGGPFGQGLGNGRMKMDYIPESHTDFIFAVIGEEMGLWGVCMVLCLFVILFLRSMQAAMSAPDRFGLYLGAGIAIALAMQVLINTGVTLGMLPPKGLTLPFLSYGGTSLVVNLAAMGIIMNIAATGRKA; encoded by the coding sequence ATGAGCAGACACCCCAACCATAAGATTTCATTTCGTGAAGACCCCTGGCTCTGGGCTCCGGTTCTCATTCTCATGGCCACCGGTCTTGTTATGGTATACAGCGCCAGCGCTTCCCGAGCAGCCCTTATTTTCGGATCCGAGTATCATTTTCTTAGCCGACAGGCAGTTCATATGGTGGCAGGCTTCGGCATCCTCATCCTTTTCAGATTTTTCCCCTACCGGTTCCTGGCAGGACTGGCTTACCCCATCCTGGCCCTTGCTTTTGCCTTTCTCATTGCTGTTCTTTTCAGTCAGTATGGACACAGTGCCGGTGGTGCCCAGCGCTGGCTGCATCTGGGGCCCGTGAGCTTTCAGCCCTCTGAGATGGCCAAATATGCCCTTATTATTTATATGGCCTACTCCCTGAACAAAAAACAGGAGCAGATCCATCTCTTCAGCATCGGTTTTCTCCCCCACTTTGTTGTCCTTATGCTCTTTGCCGTTCTTCTCATGCAACAACCGGATTTCGGCTCCATCCTCATTCTCATGGCCATTGCATGGATGCTCATGTTTCTGGCTGGTGTTCCCTTTCTCCATCTCGCATGGCCTGCCATTCCCCTTGCAGGAATCCTTACATGGATTGTGTATGCCGCACCCTATCGCATGCGCCGCATCCTCAGTTTTACCGACCCATGGGCCCACGCACAGGACGAAGGGTTTCAGGTTTCAAGGGCTCTCATGGCCTTTGGCAACGGTGGACCCTTCGGACAGGGCCTTGGTAATGGACGCATGAAAATGGATTACATTCCGGAATCCCATACGGATTTTATTTTTGCCGTCATCGGTGAAGAAATGGGCCTCTGGGGGGTCTGTATGGTGCTGTGCCTTTTTGTGATTCTCTTCCTGAGAAGCATGCAGGCTGCCATGTCCGCACCGGATCGCTTTGGCCTCTATCTGGGCGCTGGCATCGCCATTGCTCTGGCCATGCAGGTTCTCATCAACACGGGTGTCACTCTGGGCATGCTGCCGCCGAAGGGCCTCACCCTCCCCTTTCTCAGCTACGGCGGGACATCCCTTGTGGTGAATCTCGCCGCCATGGGCATCATCATGAACATAGCCGCCACAGGAAGGAAAGCGTGA